From Ignatzschineria sp. RMDPL8A, a single genomic window includes:
- the galE gene encoding UDP-glucose 4-epimerase GalE has translation MNHKILVTGGAGYIGSHTCVELLEEGFEILVLDNLSNSSEESLKRVEKLTGKSLTFIEGDIRDGVLLDQIFNTHAIDAVIHFAGLKAVGESQEIPLAYFDNNIAGSVSLIQAMERAECFNLVFSSSATVYDEANPSPLNEEMPTGMPSNNYGYTKLIVEQMLEKASRADARWSIALLRYFNPVGAHKSGEIGEDPQGIPNNLMPYITQVAVGKRDKLSIFGNDYKTPDGTGIRDYIHVVDLASAHVSALQNRLAHKGCRAWNIGTGSGTSVLEMKNTFEKVNNISVPFEFAPRRAGDVAISYADNKRATEELNWTPKHTLEDMLKDSWRWQKLNPQGYR, from the coding sequence ATGAACCATAAAATATTAGTCACAGGGGGCGCAGGATATATTGGTTCCCATACCTGCGTTGAGCTTTTAGAAGAAGGGTTTGAGATCTTAGTGCTCGATAATCTTTCAAATAGCTCTGAAGAATCCCTAAAGCGCGTCGAAAAACTGACGGGCAAATCGCTCACCTTTATTGAAGGGGATATTCGTGATGGTGTGCTATTAGATCAAATTTTTAATACCCACGCCATCGATGCGGTCATCCATTTTGCGGGGTTAAAAGCCGTCGGTGAGAGCCAAGAGATTCCCCTAGCCTACTTTGATAATAATATCGCAGGGTCTGTGAGCCTGATTCAAGCGATGGAGCGCGCGGAGTGTTTTAATCTTGTCTTTAGCTCATCAGCAACGGTGTATGATGAGGCAAATCCCTCACCACTAAATGAAGAGATGCCAACGGGAATGCCATCGAATAACTACGGCTATACCAAACTCATCGTTGAGCAGATGCTCGAAAAAGCCTCCCGTGCGGACGCGCGTTGGTCCATTGCTCTTCTTCGTTATTTCAATCCGGTGGGCGCTCATAAAAGTGGCGAAATTGGTGAAGATCCGCAAGGAATTCCCAATAATTTAATGCCCTATATTACTCAAGTGGCCGTGGGTAAGCGTGACAAGCTCTCCATTTTTGGCAATGATTACAAAACGCCTGACGGCACTGGGATTCGTGATTACATTCACGTTGTCGACCTTGCATCAGCCCACGTCTCAGCCCTCCAAAATCGCCTTGCCCATAAAGGGTGCCGTGCATGGAATATCGGTACAGGGAGCGGGACTTCTGTATTAGAGATGAAAAACACCTTTGAGAAGGTGAACAACATCAGCGTTCCCTTTGAGTTTGCGCCTCGCCGTGCAGGAGATGTTGCAATCTCCTATGCCGATAATAAACGCGCTACCGAAGAGCTCAACTGGACACCTAAACACACCTTAGAGGATATGCTCAAAGATAGCTGGCGCTGGCAGAAACTAAATCCTCAAGGGTATCGTTAA
- a CDS encoding glycosyltransferase produces the protein MNKNPTISIIIPVYGVEDYIEKCIQSLLDQTYTHFEAIIVDDGSLDNSIAIAKKLVGNDPRFIFLEKENGGQSSARNLGLDIVSGDYIAFVDSDDYISPKTFEYCIHRFSQKKDTDIVTFGLQYVDENGESLGLSLPKLHKHSLEKDPLLFYGALDTSMSTKIYKKKIFENIRFIEGMIYEDQQILPAILYNQNIDVIDDIFYFYVIHSNSTMRRYNPHYLTSFLKLFDSHKSFLCENYPTSAYKKYYETGYLLNFYVKAITYISIYSPNFNQDYNDLNDAINKKIIKSSNILNLLPLKSRELWAILIFKTSPKLFKFIFKSVYKRVKNTL, from the coding sequence ATGAATAAAAACCCAACAATTTCTATTATTATTCCTGTTTATGGCGTAGAAGACTACATTGAAAAATGCATCCAAAGCCTACTCGACCAAACATATACTCATTTTGAGGCTATTATTGTAGATGATGGCAGCCTTGACAATTCTATTGCTATCGCAAAAAAACTAGTAGGAAATGACCCTCGGTTTATTTTTTTAGAAAAAGAAAATGGCGGCCAGTCCAGTGCTCGTAATCTTGGCCTAGATATAGTATCAGGCGATTATATTGCTTTTGTCGATAGTGATGACTATATCTCACCTAAAACTTTTGAATATTGCATTCATCGTTTTTCACAAAAAAAAGATACCGACATTGTGACCTTTGGACTTCAATATGTTGATGAAAATGGGGAAAGTCTAGGATTATCGCTACCAAAACTACATAAACATTCACTAGAGAAAGACCCTCTTTTATTTTATGGTGCATTAGATACATCAATGTCCACCAAAATTTATAAAAAGAAAATCTTTGAAAACATACGGTTTATAGAAGGTATGATCTATGAAGACCAGCAAATATTGCCTGCGATTCTATATAATCAAAATATTGATGTTATAGATGATATTTTTTATTTCTACGTAATTCATTCTAACTCGACAATGCGACGATATAATCCTCACTACCTCACTAGTTTTTTAAAATTATTTGATTCTCATAAAAGTTTTCTCTGTGAGAATTACCCTACTAGTGCCTATAAAAAATATTACGAAACTGGTTACCTATTAAATTTTTATGTTAAAGCGATAACATATATCAGCATTTACTCTCCGAACTTTAATCAGGACTATAATGATCTTAACGATGCTATAAACAAAAAAATTATAAAATCCTCAAACATATTGAACCTTTTACCTTTAAAGTCTAGAGAATTATGGGCTATTTTAATATTTAAAACTTCACCAAAATTGTTTAAATTTATTTTCAAATCTGTATATAAGAGAGTTAAAAATACATTATGA
- a CDS encoding UDP binding domain-containing protein codes for MNIAIVGATLQAKVFAVVLAEVAHRIHWLVPHLPQDGELSERINTLHERGHITFVHNVAHLPHDLETCLLCYRPTEKENALLFLDALKAIPTPHLTMMINGSTFGLHGTAQLQAKSPQYEWSYLPDIIQEGSALKSFLEAKQIMVGLQSEASRTWMDEFLRPFFPLAHQKLFMPILDAELAKLSISGMLATRISYMNDVAHVAETLGVDILNVKQGMAADTRIGASYLSPGVGFGGENFSHDILMLSSEVSKSGAKSRLLEQVWEINEDQKEILFRKLWDYYNTNLQGKTIAIWGASFKENSGNTHNSPIHKMLSALWAQGAIVKLHDPEALPEILECYGNREDLILTDDPYRAAENADALCVMTAWRCYYSPNYQRLLQAMNHPLILDGRNIYHPDHMKHLGFIYQGVGRC; via the coding sequence ATGAATATCGCGATTGTCGGAGCAACATTGCAAGCGAAAGTCTTTGCCGTCGTACTTGCCGAAGTGGCCCATAGAATTCATTGGCTTGTCCCCCATTTACCACAAGATGGTGAGCTTTCTGAGCGTATCAATACCTTGCATGAGAGGGGGCATATTACATTCGTCCATAACGTGGCGCATCTTCCCCATGATCTTGAAACGTGCCTGCTCTGCTATCGTCCGACTGAAAAGGAGAACGCCCTTCTCTTTTTAGATGCATTAAAAGCCATTCCCACACCTCATTTAACCATGATGATTAATGGCTCAACCTTTGGCCTTCACGGCACGGCGCAATTACAAGCGAAAAGTCCTCAATACGAGTGGAGCTATCTGCCGGATATCATTCAGGAAGGGAGCGCTTTAAAGAGTTTTTTAGAGGCAAAACAGATTATGGTAGGGCTACAATCGGAGGCATCAAGAACATGGATGGATGAATTTCTGCGCCCCTTCTTCCCGCTTGCCCACCAAAAACTCTTTATGCCTATTTTGGATGCAGAGCTCGCGAAACTCTCCATCTCGGGGATGCTGGCAACGCGCATTAGTTACATGAATGATGTGGCTCATGTGGCTGAAACGCTCGGCGTCGATATCTTAAATGTCAAACAAGGGATGGCCGCCGATACTCGAATTGGCGCCTCTTATCTCTCTCCGGGCGTTGGCTTTGGCGGGGAGAATTTTTCTCATGATATTTTAATGCTCTCAAGCGAGGTATCTAAAAGTGGGGCGAAAAGCCGGCTACTTGAACAAGTTTGGGAGATTAATGAGGATCAAAAAGAGATTCTATTTCGTAAGCTGTGGGATTATTACAATACCAATCTCCAAGGGAAAACCATTGCCATTTGGGGTGCATCCTTTAAAGAAAATAGCGGAAATACTCATAATTCCCCCATTCATAAGATGTTGAGCGCGCTTTGGGCACAAGGGGCGATCGTAAAGCTTCATGACCCTGAGGCTCTGCCTGAAATTTTAGAATGCTACGGAAACCGCGAAGATTTGATACTCACGGATGATCCTTATCGTGCAGCTGAAAATGCTGATGCGCTTTGTGTGATGACTGCGTGGAGATGTTACTACAGCCCAAATTATCAACGGTTATTGCAGGCGATGAACCATCCTCTTATCTTAGATGGACGCAATATTTACCATCCAGACCATATGAAACATTTAGGATTTATCTATCAAGGAGTAGGACGGTGCTAG
- the galU gene encoding UTP--glucose-1-phosphate uridylyltransferase GalU, whose protein sequence is MIKKAILPVAGLGTRFLPASKAIPKEMVTVVDRPAIEYVVKEAVNAGIKEIILVTHSSKASIENYFDRNFELETTLKAKGKYDLLAEISHIIPNDVTIIAVRQPEPLGLGHAVLCAKSVVGDDDFAVLLPDVLVKNRASEHDLTTMIERFNRSKRAQIMVEAVPESLVDQYGIVDVETRPNEGESIVMRGIVEKPPAHKAPSNLSVVGRYILPARIMSLLEETPKGAGNEIQLTDAIAKLQEDAEIEAYRMKGETFDCGSKIGYLKAILHYGVDHPTLGEDFKQLIDELK, encoded by the coding sequence ATGATCAAAAAAGCAATTCTTCCCGTTGCGGGACTCGGGACTCGTTTTTTACCGGCGAGTAAGGCAATTCCTAAAGAGATGGTGACGGTGGTCGATCGTCCTGCGATTGAATATGTTGTCAAAGAGGCGGTGAATGCTGGGATTAAAGAGATTATTTTGGTGACCCATAGTTCAAAAGCATCGATTGAAAACTATTTTGATCGCAACTTTGAGCTCGAAACCACCTTAAAAGCAAAAGGGAAATATGACCTTTTAGCTGAGATCTCTCATATTATTCCTAACGATGTCACGATTATTGCCGTTCGCCAGCCTGAACCGCTTGGGCTTGGGCATGCGGTATTGTGTGCTAAAAGCGTTGTCGGGGATGACGATTTTGCGGTGCTGCTACCGGATGTTTTAGTTAAAAACAGAGCTAGTGAGCATGATTTAACCACGATGATTGAGCGCTTTAATCGATCCAAGCGTGCTCAAATTATGGTGGAAGCGGTGCCCGAATCGCTGGTGGATCAGTATGGGATTGTGGATGTTGAAACCCGTCCTAATGAAGGGGAGAGCATTGTGATGCGTGGGATTGTAGAGAAACCGCCCGCCCACAAAGCGCCCTCTAATCTTTCGGTCGTTGGCAGATATATTCTCCCCGCTCGGATTATGTCGCTCCTTGAAGAGACCCCAAAAGGTGCGGGAAATGAGATTCAGCTCACGGATGCCATTGCAAAATTGCAAGAAGATGCTGAGATTGAGGCGTACCGCATGAAAGGAGAGACCTTTGACTGCGGGAGTAAAATTGGTTATCTCAAAGCCATTTTGCACTACGGCGTGGATCACCCAACCTTGGGCGAGGATTTTAAACAATTAATCGATGAGTTAAAGTAA
- a CDS encoding glycosyltransferase family 4 protein: protein MKKIILIGTVASSTIQFRQDLIKLLAQNKWQVYTFVCEYKDDELKTLESLGATPITYKMSRGGLNPFADIASMWDLKKKITKIKPDIVFSYFSKPVVYGTIAAKLAKTPKIIGMLEGLGTPFTIPKNGQSTKVNFIQKAQIFLYRLAFPFLDKIIFLNPDDPVDLIEKNKIKCKTNAIHVLGAIGLNLDQYPYSPWQNNTFSFIFIARLLAEKGIFEYVEATKLVKKQYPNVVCTVIGGLDKENPSGLTERELERLINDNIIEYPGFVNNVPDYITKSAVFILPSYYREGVPRSTQEAMAIGRPIITTDVPGCRETVIDGQNGFLVPKWDANALADKMIYFIEHPEQVNIMGKESYKLAKEHFDADKVNRKLCNIIGIELS, encoded by the coding sequence ATGAAAAAAATAATCCTCATCGGAACAGTTGCCTCATCAACTATCCAATTTAGACAAGACTTAATTAAGCTATTGGCTCAAAACAAGTGGCAAGTTTATACCTTTGTTTGTGAGTATAAAGACGATGAGCTAAAAACTTTAGAATCATTAGGTGCAACCCCTATTACTTATAAAATGAGCCGTGGCGGACTCAATCCGTTTGCCGATATCGCTTCTATGTGGGATTTAAAAAAGAAAATAACGAAGATTAAGCCTGATATTGTTTTTTCCTACTTTTCAAAACCTGTCGTCTATGGAACCATTGCTGCTAAGCTAGCGAAAACTCCAAAAATTATCGGCATGCTCGAGGGACTTGGCACTCCCTTTACGATCCCTAAAAATGGCCAAAGCACTAAAGTAAATTTTATCCAGAAAGCACAAATTTTTCTATATCGACTTGCTTTTCCTTTCCTAGATAAAATAATTTTCCTCAATCCTGATGATCCTGTAGATCTCATTGAAAAAAATAAAATTAAATGTAAAACAAATGCTATACATGTTTTAGGCGCAATAGGTCTCAACCTAGACCAATATCCTTATAGCCCATGGCAAAACAATACATTTTCTTTTATCTTCATCGCTCGCTTGCTTGCAGAAAAAGGTATTTTTGAATATGTAGAAGCAACTAAGTTAGTTAAAAAGCAATACCCTAATGTTGTGTGTACAGTAATCGGTGGATTAGATAAAGAAAATCCAAGCGGACTAACTGAAAGAGAATTGGAGAGATTAATTAATGACAATATTATCGAATATCCTGGTTTTGTAAATAATGTACCTGATTACATCACCAAAAGTGCCGTATTTATTTTACCCTCTTATTATCGTGAAGGCGTGCCCCGAAGCACCCAAGAAGCTATGGCAATCGGGCGTCCTATTATTACAACTGATGTTCCTGGTTGTCGGGAAACCGTAATTGATGGGCAAAATGGTTTTTTAGTCCCTAAATGGGATGCAAATGCTCTCGCCGATAAAATGATCTATTTTATCGAACATCCTGAACAAGTAAACATTATGGGAAAAGAGAGCTATAAGCTTGCTAAAGAACACTTTGATGCCGATAAAGTCAATCGTAAACTATGCAATATAATTGGCATCGAGCTATCATAA
- a CDS encoding EpsG family protein — protein sequence MEIYLLGYAFLLIGLFLWERTYPKTRLIYFLGFIYIAFIVIFRGNVGTDTGTYESIIANISLDNWLKQPTELGFNLSVALLNLLGFSSVITLRILTAIYISLIIPLLITSEKNIRQFIAIFFIPATIYIFSMNALRVGIAINLLLISLNLFQKKRNVSLVVFLIAISFHVTVSLIIPILFLFQKNNSKKIITAFSLTLLLFAGGAIYYEHIYNKLILYSNYSSPNLSSGLSDVILFILFLRFFYLYPTNRHFKIGFSCVATLLIAMSFIIAKFSYGGLRILQLYTLLLPYTFLYISNLRYGMFILNKKLFYSLYLTSIIATIFTLRNFIDSSGQAYGFIPYSFIFQ from the coding sequence ATGGAAATATATTTACTTGGTTACGCCTTCTTACTAATTGGTCTTTTTTTATGGGAAAGAACTTATCCTAAAACTAGGCTCATTTACTTTCTGGGTTTTATTTATATTGCATTTATAGTGATTTTCAGGGGAAATGTTGGTACAGATACAGGCACCTATGAGAGTATTATTGCTAATATCTCTTTAGATAATTGGCTAAAACAACCTACCGAACTAGGGTTTAACCTCTCGGTTGCCTTACTAAATCTATTAGGCTTTTCTAGTGTTATAACATTGAGAATATTAACAGCTATATATATTAGCCTAATAATTCCGCTCTTAATAACCTCTGAAAAAAATATTAGACAATTTATTGCCATTTTTTTTATACCGGCAACTATCTACATATTTTCAATGAATGCTTTACGAGTTGGGATTGCTATCAATCTTTTACTCATTTCATTAAACCTATTTCAAAAAAAGAGGAACGTCTCTTTAGTTGTTTTCCTTATTGCTATCTCCTTCCATGTTACAGTTTCTTTGATTATTCCTATTTTATTTTTATTTCAAAAAAACAACTCTAAAAAAATTATAACAGCCTTTTCCCTTACTCTACTGCTATTTGCAGGAGGAGCTATTTACTATGAACATATTTATAATAAATTAATTTTATATTCTAATTACTCTTCTCCCAATCTTTCATCCGGACTATCTGATGTCATCCTATTTATACTGTTTTTGCGCTTCTTTTACTTATACCCAACAAATAGACACTTCAAAATTGGCTTTTCTTGTGTAGCCACATTACTAATAGCAATGTCTTTTATAATTGCCAAATTTAGCTATGGTGGTTTGCGTATTCTACAGCTATATACTCTTTTATTGCCTTATACATTCCTTTACATATCCAATCTACGCTATGGAATGTTTATTTTAAATAAAAAATTATTCTACTCTCTATATCTAACATCTATCATTGCTACAATATTTACTTTACGTAATTTTATAGACTCATCAGGACAAGCATATGGGTTTATTCCCTATTCTTTTATATTTCAGTAA
- a CDS encoding oligosaccharide flippase family protein, whose amino-acid sequence MTKPTSLKRNAFSLLTMQAINYLVPLITLPYLTRTLGVDQYGALNLAISLIQYGVLFVTFGFNLSATQYIARHRESSLLISRAFWETITAKFILLGIAFTVLTIITLTIESFYEIRWVIFILFLQLIAVAIDPLWFFQGIEKLEKVSLIGSAIKVLNIPLLFWFVHSPDDVVIAAGIQAFIILLIALINLYLVKKEAIIKCIKYSQLKITKALMASLPLFIGAAAISLYNTSTPIILGLVNSYEEVGIYSASFRIQVAAIGVFTVLGQVIYPRANHLFATDTKAAYLFIKKLLVYMLPTLLIFSILFYFIVPILATWVLGKEFKQSAEALKVMTPMLFFTPYCVVFAHNLLLPLGYKRLYYIQPLIIGLIHVFYTVILSSYFGALGASISITITESLNFIVLGICVLLLTDLKKYFIKK is encoded by the coding sequence ATGACTAAACCTACGTCTCTTAAAAGAAATGCATTTTCGCTTCTTACAATGCAAGCAATTAACTATCTTGTCCCATTAATCACACTACCATACTTAACCAGAACTCTAGGAGTTGATCAGTATGGGGCGCTCAACTTAGCAATAAGTTTAATCCAGTATGGAGTACTGTTTGTTACTTTCGGATTTAACCTTAGTGCAACACAATATATAGCACGACATAGGGAATCTTCCTTACTAATTAGCCGTGCTTTTTGGGAAACTATTACTGCAAAATTTATACTACTCGGCATTGCCTTCACAGTACTTACTATCATTACTCTCACTATAGAAAGTTTCTATGAAATTCGATGGGTTATTTTTATTCTTTTTTTACAGTTGATAGCCGTAGCTATCGATCCATTATGGTTTTTCCAAGGAATAGAAAAGCTTGAAAAAGTATCACTTATAGGGTCAGCTATTAAAGTCTTAAACATTCCACTACTATTTTGGTTTGTGCACTCCCCTGACGATGTTGTTATTGCAGCAGGAATTCAAGCTTTCATTATTTTATTAATTGCGCTAATCAACTTATACCTTGTAAAAAAAGAAGCAATTATAAAGTGCATTAAGTATTCTCAGTTAAAAATCACCAAAGCATTAATGGCTTCTCTTCCTCTATTTATTGGCGCTGCGGCAATTAGCCTTTATAATACCAGCACCCCTATTATTTTAGGGCTAGTCAATAGCTATGAGGAGGTAGGAATCTATTCTGCAAGTTTTAGAATACAAGTAGCTGCTATAGGAGTGTTCACTGTTTTAGGGCAAGTAATCTACCCTAGAGCTAATCACCTTTTTGCAACAGATACCAAAGCTGCATACCTATTTATAAAAAAACTACTCGTTTATATGCTACCTACCTTACTAATATTTTCTATACTTTTTTATTTTATTGTGCCTATTCTAGCCACTTGGGTATTAGGAAAAGAGTTTAAACAATCTGCTGAAGCATTAAAAGTTATGACTCCAATGCTATTTTTTACTCCTTACTGCGTTGTCTTTGCTCATAATTTACTTTTACCTCTTGGGTATAAACGTCTTTATTACATTCAACCTCTCATCATTGGTCTAATACATGTTTTTTATACAGTTATCCTTAGCTCTTATTTTGGAGCTCTTGGAGCCAGTATTTCTATCACAATCACTGAAAGCCTGAATTTTATTGTTTTAGGGATTTGCGTTCTTTTACTCACAGATCTAAAAAAATATTTTATTAAAAAGTGA
- a CDS encoding glycosyltransferase has protein sequence MISVIMGIHRIDEYVDNAINSILNQTFANFEFIIVANGSDAFNVAKYIQSHFNDPRIKVLTSSIGQLAHALNIGLDASQYNYIARMDADDIAHPERLKKQLKYLLENSLDLVGSNLNLINETNEKIGDRKYPVQHKINRLLPFKNTFAHNTTLYKKKTVINARGYNSGFNTEDYDLWLRLKRKGIKWDNIQEPLLDYRIHTNASQRRLLGYAECAGYAMREFLLKKSFTNFIAIFIQCFKALIRPDRSKKD, from the coding sequence ATGATTTCAGTAATAATGGGAATTCATCGCATTGATGAGTATGTTGACAATGCTATAAATAGCATTTTAAATCAAACATTCGCAAATTTTGAATTTATCATTGTTGCGAATGGTTCTGATGCATTTAATGTAGCTAAATATATACAATCTCACTTTAATGATCCTAGAATTAAAGTTCTAACAAGCTCTATTGGACAACTAGCACATGCTTTAAATATAGGATTAGATGCTAGTCAATATAATTATATTGCTCGCATGGATGCTGATGATATTGCTCATCCTGAACGCTTGAAAAAACAATTAAAGTATTTATTAGAAAATTCTCTTGATCTTGTTGGTAGTAATTTAAATTTAATAAATGAAACAAATGAAAAAATAGGTGATCGTAAGTATCCCGTACAACATAAAATTAATAGACTCCTTCCTTTTAAAAACACTTTCGCACATAACACGACTTTATATAAAAAAAAGACAGTCATAAATGCAAGAGGATATAACTCTGGTTTTAATACCGAAGATTATGATCTTTGGTTACGACTAAAAAGAAAAGGGATTAAATGGGACAATATCCAAGAGCCCTTGTTAGATTATAGAATTCACACAAACGCATCACAAAGACGCTTACTTGGATATGCTGAATGTGCAGGATATGCTATGAGAGAGTTTTTATTAAAAAAAAGCTTTACTAATTTTATAGCTATATTTATCCAGTGTTTCAAAGCATTAATTAGACCCGACCGTTCAAAAAAAGATTAA
- the pgi gene encoding glucose-6-phosphate isomerase translates to MYLSRSRTVLARLHHLAERFQHRHLSDLFQESPDRFEQFSRSFEALTYDFSKQRIDQAVLNSLVAFAGEKNLSEWIKRLFSEEKINYTEDRSAIHWALREPKEHSSLPNISQKVHHELETMYRLVNKIHTGQYRGATGEVIQDVVNVGVGGSDLGPLMVSYALSDFKVQTEKPLNIHFVSTMDGSQLSDLLYQLRPETTLFIISSKSFTTIDTLSNAETAKTWLMNALGPEPRVVQNHFIGVSSDRAKMDAWGITPHHQLCLWEWVGGRYSLWSTIGLPIALTIGVDGFKELLNGADLVDIHFQTESFERNIPVLMALLGVWNSNFLNMQTHAVLPYDGRLKYFASYLQQLEMESNGKSIKRNGERVTHHTCPIIWGEVGPNAQHAFYQLLHQGTHAVSCDFIAPIKRYNGKHYTYVENEATLTEQHHLALANCLAQSRLLAFGNSALSEKELTGIPNYKQYSGNQPSSTLLLKELNPQTLGMLIALYEHKVFVQSVLWGINPFDQWGVEKGKEIAKQILPILNGNLDELAHLDASTAGLIHHLLGDHDEP, encoded by the coding sequence ATTTATCTATCAAGGAGTAGGACGGTGCTAGCGCGATTACACCATTTAGCAGAACGCTTTCAACACCGGCATCTGAGCGATCTTTTTCAAGAATCACCGGATCGATTTGAACAATTTTCACGATCGTTTGAGGCACTCACATACGATTTTAGCAAACAGCGCATTGATCAAGCGGTTCTCAATTCGCTCGTCGCGTTCGCAGGTGAAAAAAATCTTTCCGAGTGGATTAAACGGCTCTTTTCAGAGGAAAAAATCAACTACACCGAAGATCGTTCTGCGATACATTGGGCGCTAAGAGAGCCTAAAGAGCATAGCTCACTCCCAAATATTTCTCAAAAAGTGCACCATGAATTGGAGACGATGTATCGCCTCGTCAATAAAATTCATACCGGCCAATATCGCGGCGCCACGGGAGAGGTGATTCAAGATGTGGTCAATGTTGGGGTGGGAGGCTCAGATCTTGGTCCGCTTATGGTGAGCTATGCGCTCTCTGATTTCAAAGTGCAAACTGAAAAACCGCTCAATATCCACTTTGTTTCCACCATGGATGGCAGCCAATTATCGGACCTTCTCTATCAGCTTCGCCCTGAAACAACGCTCTTTATTATCTCTTCAAAGTCCTTTACCACGATCGATACCCTCTCCAATGCGGAAACAGCGAAAACGTGGCTGATGAATGCTTTAGGTCCTGAGCCCCGCGTTGTCCAAAATCACTTTATCGGCGTGTCGAGCGATCGTGCAAAAATGGATGCTTGGGGAATCACTCCTCATCATCAGCTCTGTTTATGGGAATGGGTCGGTGGCCGTTATTCACTCTGGTCTACTATTGGTCTCCCCATTGCTCTCACCATCGGGGTTGATGGATTTAAAGAGCTACTAAATGGAGCCGATTTAGTCGATATACACTTTCAAACTGAATCGTTTGAGCGTAATATTCCCGTATTAATGGCCCTTCTAGGGGTATGGAATAGCAATTTTTTAAATATGCAGACCCATGCGGTGCTTCCCTACGATGGCCGTTTAAAATATTTTGCCTCTTATCTACAACAGCTTGAGATGGAGTCTAACGGAAAATCGATCAAACGAAATGGGGAGCGCGTCACCCATCATACCTGCCCGATTATCTGGGGAGAAGTGGGCCCTAATGCACAACATGCGTTTTACCAGCTCCTGCATCAAGGCACCCATGCGGTTAGTTGCGATTTCATCGCGCCCATTAAACGCTATAACGGAAAACACTACACCTATGTAGAAAATGAAGCGACCCTCACCGAACAGCATCATTTAGCCTTAGCCAACTGTTTGGCGCAATCAAGACTCCTTGCCTTTGGAAATAGTGCGCTCTCTGAAAAAGAATTGACAGGCATCCCCAATTACAAACAATATAGTGGGAATCAGCCCAGTAGTACTCTGCTATTAAAAGAGCTCAATCCACAAACGCTTGGGATGCTCATTGCGTTATATGAACATAAAGTCTTTGTACAATCGGTCCTTTGGGGCATTAATCCCTTTGATCAATGGGGCGTTGAGAAAGGTAAAGAGATTGCAAAACAGATTTTGCCAATTTTAAACGGTAATCTCGACGAATTAGCCCATTTAGATGCCTCAACTGCTGGCCTTATACACCATTTATTAGGAGATCACGATGAACCATAA